From Arcticibacter tournemirensis, one genomic window encodes:
- a CDS encoding cold-shock protein, with amino-acid sequence MQQGKVKFFNESKGFGFITPENGGSEIFVHASGLIDNIRENDTVTYDVEEGRKGLNAVNVKIA; translated from the coding sequence ATGCAACAAGGAAAAGTAAAATTTTTTAATGAGAGTAAAGGTTTTGGATTTATCACACCTGAAAATGGCGGTAGTGAAATTTTCGTTCACGCTTCAGGATTGATTGATAATATCCGTGAAAACGACACCGTGACCTATGATGTCGAAGAAGGCCGTAAAGGGCTTAACGCAGTAAATGTAAAGATAGCTTAA
- a CDS encoding Dabb family protein, translated as MSKTNRRKFIATAATVAAGTVAASAITLTKVQKKYPVVHQVFFWLKNPASPEDRDKLITGLKTLSKIETVKEIRVGIVAGTEKRDVVDNSWSVSELIFFSDLNSQAVYQTHPIHLQFIKDCSHLWEKVIVYDSVTV; from the coding sequence ATGAGCAAAACTAACAGAAGAAAATTTATTGCCACCGCCGCCACTGTTGCCGCAGGGACAGTCGCAGCATCAGCTATTACATTAACGAAAGTTCAAAAAAAATATCCGGTAGTCCACCAGGTATTCTTTTGGTTAAAGAATCCGGCATCACCAGAAGACCGGGATAAATTAATTACCGGACTGAAAACATTGTCGAAGATAGAAACAGTGAAAGAAATCCGTGTAGGTATTGTTGCCGGCACCGAAAAGCGCGACGTTGTAGACAACAGCTGGTCGGTGTCGGAACTCATTTTCTTTAGTGACCTCAATAGCCAGGCTGTTTACCAGACTCACCCTATCCATCTTCAGTTTATTAAAGATTGCAGTCATCTCTGGGAAAAAGTAATTGTATACGACTCAGTAACTGTATAA